In a single window of the Solea solea chromosome 14, fSolSol10.1, whole genome shotgun sequence genome:
- the rap2c gene encoding ras-related protein Rap-2c, with protein MKEYKVVVLGSGGVGKSALTVQFVTGTFIEKYDPTIEDFYRKEIEVDSSPSVLEILDTAGTEQFASMRDLYIKNGQGFILVYSLVNQQSFQDIRPMRDQIVRVKRFEKVPLILVGNKVDLESEREVAGSDGRALAQEWGCPFIETSAKSKTMVDELFAEIVRQMNYSTLPEKQEQCCTACVVQ; from the exons ATGAAAGAGTACAAAGTTGTCGTGCTGGGCAGCGGCGGCGTCGGCAAGTCCGCGTTGACCGTCCAGTTTGTCACCGGCACCTTCATCGAGAAATATGACCCGACCATTGAGGACTTTTACCGCAAGGAGATCGAGGTTGACTCGTCTCCCTCCGTGCTGGAAATCCTGGACACAGCGGGGACCGAGCAGTTCGCCTCCATGAGAGACCTGTACATTAAGAACGGTCAGGGGTTCATCCTGGTCTACAGTCTGGTGAACCAGCAGAGCTTCCAG GACATCAGACCAATGAGAGACCAAATAGTGCGTGTGAAGCGCTTTGAGAAGGTGCCGCTGATCCTGGTTGGTAATAAAGTCGACCTGGAGTCCGAGCGTGAGGTCGCTGGGTCAGACGGACGAGCTCTGGCTCAAGAGTGGGGCTGCCCTTTTATTGAAACTTCAGCTAAGAGCAAGACCATGGTGGACGAGCTATTTGCAGAGATTGTCCGACAGATGAATTATTCCACACTGCCGGAGAAGCAGGAACAGTGCTGCACAGCCTGTGTGGTGCAGTGA
- the mbnl3 gene encoding muscleblind-like protein 3 isoform X5, with protein MAVSMTMGRDTKWLTLEVCREFQRGTCSRSDAECKFAHPSRSCHVENGRVIACFDSLKGRCTRENCKYLHPPPHLKTQLEINGRNNLIQQKAAAAMLAQQMQFMLPGTQLQPITTFPVTPSLATSPSMAFSPYLSHMGPAMGLMPELLPNTPLLVPGSPTGLAAMGNGTSAQKHVRTDKLEVCREFQRGNCTRGESDCRYAHPLEAGMVDCSENSVIVCMDYIKGRCSRDKCKYFHPPAHLQARIKAAQHQASQNAINNTGLALPQGVMQPLPKRQILEKSNGAASAVFNHSMFHYQQALANMQLQQPTFIPTVPMMHGAATSNVSSASTPVTTVPFAESAASNQSPQSY; from the exons ATGGCTGTCAGCATGACCATGGGACGTGAcaccaaatggctgaccttggAAGTGTGTCGTGAGTTTCAGAGAGGTACCTGCTCAAGGTCTGATGCTGAGTGCAAGTTTGCCCATCCGTCCCGGAGCTGCCATGTGGAGAACGGCCGAGTCATCGCCTGCTTTGACTCGCTGAAG gGCCGCTGCACACGTGAGAACTGTAAATACCTGCACCCACCTCCACACCTGAAAACCCAGCTGGAGATTAACGGGAGGAACAACCTGATCCAGCAGAAGGCGGCAGCAGCCATGTTGGCTCAACAGATGCAGTTCATGTTGCCAGGAACACAGCTGCAGCCCATA ACCACATTCCCAGTGACGCCCTCCTTGGCAACGAGTCCCAGTATGGCGTTTAGCCCCTATCTGAGCCACATGGGCCCAGCCATGGGCTTGATGCCTGAGCTGCTGCCCAATACTCCCCTTCTGGTTCCTGGGAGTCCAACTGGCTTGGCAGCCATGGGCAACGGCACCTCTGCACAAAAACATGTGCGCACAGACAAGCTGGAG GTTTGTCGGGAATTTCAACGCGGTAACTGCACGCGGGGAGAGAGCGACTGCCGCTACGCTCACCCCCTAGAGGCCGGCATGGTGGACTGCAGCGAAAACTCAGTCATTGTCTGCATGGACTACATCAAGGGCCGCTGCAGCCGAGACAAGTGCAAGTACTTCCATCCCCCTGCTCACCTGCAGGCCAGGATCAAGGCTGCACAGCACCAAGCCAGTCAAAACGCGATTAACAACACAGGCCTG GCTTTGCCACAAGGAGTCATGCAGCCACTACCAAAGAGGCAAATCTTAGAGAAGAGCAATGGAGCTGCGTCCGCCGTTTTCAACCACAGCATGTTCCACTACCAGCAAGCTCTGGCCAACATGCAGCTGCAGCAACCAACCTTTATCCCCACTG TTCCCATGATGCACGGTGCCGCCACCTCCAATGTTTCGTCGGCCTCGACCCCAGTCACCACTGTTCCTTTCGCTGAATCTGCTGCCTCGAATCAG AGCCCTCAGAGCTATTGA
- the mbnl3 gene encoding muscleblind-like protein 3 isoform X2 — MAVSMTMGRDTKWLTLEVCREFQRGTCSRSDAECKFAHPSRSCHVENGRVIACFDSLKGRCTRENCKYLHPPPHLKTQLEINGRNNLIQQKAAAAMLAQQMQFMLPGTQLQPITTFPVTPSLATSPSMAFSPYLSHMGPAMGLMPELLPNTPLLVPGSPTGLAAMGNGTSAQKHVRTDKLEVCREFQRGNCTRGESDCRYAHPLEAGMVDCSENSVIVCMDYIKGRCSRDKCKYFHPPAHLQARIKAAQHQASQNAINNTGLFPPSFLWFSLDQALPQGVMQPLPKRQILEKSNGAASAVFNHSMFHYQQALANMQLQQPTFIPTVPMMHGAATSNVSSASTPVTTVPFAESAASNQSPQSY; from the exons ATGGCTGTCAGCATGACCATGGGACGTGAcaccaaatggctgaccttggAAGTGTGTCGTGAGTTTCAGAGAGGTACCTGCTCAAGGTCTGATGCTGAGTGCAAGTTTGCCCATCCGTCCCGGAGCTGCCATGTGGAGAACGGCCGAGTCATCGCCTGCTTTGACTCGCTGAAG gGCCGCTGCACACGTGAGAACTGTAAATACCTGCACCCACCTCCACACCTGAAAACCCAGCTGGAGATTAACGGGAGGAACAACCTGATCCAGCAGAAGGCGGCAGCAGCCATGTTGGCTCAACAGATGCAGTTCATGTTGCCAGGAACACAGCTGCAGCCCATA ACCACATTCCCAGTGACGCCCTCCTTGGCAACGAGTCCCAGTATGGCGTTTAGCCCCTATCTGAGCCACATGGGCCCAGCCATGGGCTTGATGCCTGAGCTGCTGCCCAATACTCCCCTTCTGGTTCCTGGGAGTCCAACTGGCTTGGCAGCCATGGGCAACGGCACCTCTGCACAAAAACATGTGCGCACAGACAAGCTGGAG GTTTGTCGGGAATTTCAACGCGGTAACTGCACGCGGGGAGAGAGCGACTGCCGCTACGCTCACCCCCTAGAGGCCGGCATGGTGGACTGCAGCGAAAACTCAGTCATTGTCTGCATGGACTACATCAAGGGCCGCTGCAGCCGAGACAAGTGCAAGTACTTCCATCCCCCTGCTCACCTGCAGGCCAGGATCAAGGCTGCACAGCACCAAGCCAGTCAAAACGCGATTAACAACACAGGCCTG TTTCCCCCTTCTTTCCTCTGGTTCTCTCTCGACCAGGCTTTGCCACAAGGAGTCATGCAGCCACTACCAAAGAGGCAAATCTTAGAGAAGAGCAATGGAGCTGCGTCCGCCGTTTTCAACCACAGCATGTTCCACTACCAGCAAGCTCTGGCCAACATGCAGCTGCAGCAACCAACCTTTATCCCCACTG TTCCCATGATGCACGGTGCCGCCACCTCCAATGTTTCGTCGGCCTCGACCCCAGTCACCACTGTTCCTTTCGCTGAATCTGCTGCCTCGAATCAG AGCCCTCAGAGCTATTGA
- the mbnl3 gene encoding muscleblind-like protein 3 isoform X3: MAVSMTMGRDTKWLTLEVCREFQRGTCSRSDAECKFAHPSRSCHVENGRVIACFDSLKGRCTRENCKYLHPPPHLKTQLEINGRNNLIQQKAAAAMLAQQMQFMLPGTQLQPITTFPVTPSLATSPSMAFSPYLSHMGPAMGLMPELLPNTPLLVPGSPTGLAAMGNGTSAQKHVRTDKLEVCREFQRGNCTRGESDCRYAHPLEAGMVDCSENSVIVCMDYIKGRCSRDKCKYFHPPAHLQARIKAAQHQASQNAINNTGLALPQGVMQPLPKRQILEKSNGAASAVFNHSMFHYQQALANMQLQQPTFIPTVEPSELLTSDPVELQCVPMETHFCPVPKLLVAAPVALNSVSLSRNTS, encoded by the exons ATGGCTGTCAGCATGACCATGGGACGTGAcaccaaatggctgaccttggAAGTGTGTCGTGAGTTTCAGAGAGGTACCTGCTCAAGGTCTGATGCTGAGTGCAAGTTTGCCCATCCGTCCCGGAGCTGCCATGTGGAGAACGGCCGAGTCATCGCCTGCTTTGACTCGCTGAAG gGCCGCTGCACACGTGAGAACTGTAAATACCTGCACCCACCTCCACACCTGAAAACCCAGCTGGAGATTAACGGGAGGAACAACCTGATCCAGCAGAAGGCGGCAGCAGCCATGTTGGCTCAACAGATGCAGTTCATGTTGCCAGGAACACAGCTGCAGCCCATA ACCACATTCCCAGTGACGCCCTCCTTGGCAACGAGTCCCAGTATGGCGTTTAGCCCCTATCTGAGCCACATGGGCCCAGCCATGGGCTTGATGCCTGAGCTGCTGCCCAATACTCCCCTTCTGGTTCCTGGGAGTCCAACTGGCTTGGCAGCCATGGGCAACGGCACCTCTGCACAAAAACATGTGCGCACAGACAAGCTGGAG GTTTGTCGGGAATTTCAACGCGGTAACTGCACGCGGGGAGAGAGCGACTGCCGCTACGCTCACCCCCTAGAGGCCGGCATGGTGGACTGCAGCGAAAACTCAGTCATTGTCTGCATGGACTACATCAAGGGCCGCTGCAGCCGAGACAAGTGCAAGTACTTCCATCCCCCTGCTCACCTGCAGGCCAGGATCAAGGCTGCACAGCACCAAGCCAGTCAAAACGCGATTAACAACACAGGCCTG GCTTTGCCACAAGGAGTCATGCAGCCACTACCAAAGAGGCAAATCTTAGAGAAGAGCAATGGAGCTGCGTCCGCCGTTTTCAACCACAGCATGTTCCACTACCAGCAAGCTCTGGCCAACATGCAGCTGCAGCAACCAACCTTTATCCCCACTG TAGAGCCCTCAGAGCTATTGACTTCTGATCCAGTGGAGCTCCAGTGCGTTCCCATGGAAACCCATTTCTGTCCCGTCCCCAAACTGCTAGTGGCGGCGCCAGTGGCACTTAACTCAGTAAGCCTTTCCAGAAACACTAGTTAA
- the mbnl3 gene encoding muscleblind-like protein 3 isoform X4: MAVSMTMGRDTKWLTLEVCREFQRGTCSRSDAECKFAHPSRSCHVENGRVIACFDSLKGRCTRENCKYLHPPPHLKTQLEINGRNNLIQQKAAAAMLAQQMQFMLPGTQLQPITTFPVTPSLATSPSMAFSPYLSHMGPAMGLMPELLPNTPLLVPGSPTGLAAMGNGTSAQKHVRTDKLEVCREFQRGNCTRGESDCRYAHPLEAGMVDCSENSVIVCMDYIKGRCSRDKCKYFHPPAHLQARIKAAQHQASQNAINNTGLFPPSFLWFSLDQALPQGVMQPLPKRQILEKSNGAASAVFNHSMFHYQQALANMQLQQPTFIPTVPMMHGAATSNVSSASTPVTTVPFAESAASNQ, encoded by the exons ATGGCTGTCAGCATGACCATGGGACGTGAcaccaaatggctgaccttggAAGTGTGTCGTGAGTTTCAGAGAGGTACCTGCTCAAGGTCTGATGCTGAGTGCAAGTTTGCCCATCCGTCCCGGAGCTGCCATGTGGAGAACGGCCGAGTCATCGCCTGCTTTGACTCGCTGAAG gGCCGCTGCACACGTGAGAACTGTAAATACCTGCACCCACCTCCACACCTGAAAACCCAGCTGGAGATTAACGGGAGGAACAACCTGATCCAGCAGAAGGCGGCAGCAGCCATGTTGGCTCAACAGATGCAGTTCATGTTGCCAGGAACACAGCTGCAGCCCATA ACCACATTCCCAGTGACGCCCTCCTTGGCAACGAGTCCCAGTATGGCGTTTAGCCCCTATCTGAGCCACATGGGCCCAGCCATGGGCTTGATGCCTGAGCTGCTGCCCAATACTCCCCTTCTGGTTCCTGGGAGTCCAACTGGCTTGGCAGCCATGGGCAACGGCACCTCTGCACAAAAACATGTGCGCACAGACAAGCTGGAG GTTTGTCGGGAATTTCAACGCGGTAACTGCACGCGGGGAGAGAGCGACTGCCGCTACGCTCACCCCCTAGAGGCCGGCATGGTGGACTGCAGCGAAAACTCAGTCATTGTCTGCATGGACTACATCAAGGGCCGCTGCAGCCGAGACAAGTGCAAGTACTTCCATCCCCCTGCTCACCTGCAGGCCAGGATCAAGGCTGCACAGCACCAAGCCAGTCAAAACGCGATTAACAACACAGGCCTG TTTCCCCCTTCTTTCCTCTGGTTCTCTCTCGACCAGGCTTTGCCACAAGGAGTCATGCAGCCACTACCAAAGAGGCAAATCTTAGAGAAGAGCAATGGAGCTGCGTCCGCCGTTTTCAACCACAGCATGTTCCACTACCAGCAAGCTCTGGCCAACATGCAGCTGCAGCAACCAACCTTTATCCCCACTG TTCCCATGATGCACGGTGCCGCCACCTCCAATGTTTCGTCGGCCTCGACCCCAGTCACCACTGTTCCTTTCGCTGAATCTGCTGCCTCGAATCAG TAG
- the mbnl3 gene encoding muscleblind-like protein 3 isoform X1 — MAVSMTMGRDTKWLTLEVCREFQRGTCSRSDAECKFAHPSRSCHVENGRVIACFDSLKGRCTRENCKYLHPPPHLKTQLEINGRNNLIQQKAAAAMLAQQMQFMLPGTQLQPITTFPVTPSLATSPSMAFSPYLSHMGPAMGLMPELLPNTPLLVPGSPTGLAAMGNGTSAQKHVRTDKLEVCREFQRGNCTRGESDCRYAHPLEAGMVDCSENSVIVCMDYIKGRCSRDKCKYFHPPAHLQARIKAAQHQASQNAINNTGLFPPSFLWFSLDQALPQGVMQPLPKRQILEKSNGAASAVFNHSMFHYQQALANMQLQQPTFIPTVEPSELLTSDPVELQCVPMETHFCPVPKLLVAAPVALNSVSLSRNTS, encoded by the exons ATGGCTGTCAGCATGACCATGGGACGTGAcaccaaatggctgaccttggAAGTGTGTCGTGAGTTTCAGAGAGGTACCTGCTCAAGGTCTGATGCTGAGTGCAAGTTTGCCCATCCGTCCCGGAGCTGCCATGTGGAGAACGGCCGAGTCATCGCCTGCTTTGACTCGCTGAAG gGCCGCTGCACACGTGAGAACTGTAAATACCTGCACCCACCTCCACACCTGAAAACCCAGCTGGAGATTAACGGGAGGAACAACCTGATCCAGCAGAAGGCGGCAGCAGCCATGTTGGCTCAACAGATGCAGTTCATGTTGCCAGGAACACAGCTGCAGCCCATA ACCACATTCCCAGTGACGCCCTCCTTGGCAACGAGTCCCAGTATGGCGTTTAGCCCCTATCTGAGCCACATGGGCCCAGCCATGGGCTTGATGCCTGAGCTGCTGCCCAATACTCCCCTTCTGGTTCCTGGGAGTCCAACTGGCTTGGCAGCCATGGGCAACGGCACCTCTGCACAAAAACATGTGCGCACAGACAAGCTGGAG GTTTGTCGGGAATTTCAACGCGGTAACTGCACGCGGGGAGAGAGCGACTGCCGCTACGCTCACCCCCTAGAGGCCGGCATGGTGGACTGCAGCGAAAACTCAGTCATTGTCTGCATGGACTACATCAAGGGCCGCTGCAGCCGAGACAAGTGCAAGTACTTCCATCCCCCTGCTCACCTGCAGGCCAGGATCAAGGCTGCACAGCACCAAGCCAGTCAAAACGCGATTAACAACACAGGCCTG TTTCCCCCTTCTTTCCTCTGGTTCTCTCTCGACCAGGCTTTGCCACAAGGAGTCATGCAGCCACTACCAAAGAGGCAAATCTTAGAGAAGAGCAATGGAGCTGCGTCCGCCGTTTTCAACCACAGCATGTTCCACTACCAGCAAGCTCTGGCCAACATGCAGCTGCAGCAACCAACCTTTATCCCCACTG TAGAGCCCTCAGAGCTATTGACTTCTGATCCAGTGGAGCTCCAGTGCGTTCCCATGGAAACCCATTTCTGTCCCGTCCCCAAACTGCTAGTGGCGGCGCCAGTGGCACTTAACTCAGTAAGCCTTTCCAGAAACACTAGTTAA